One Danio aesculapii chromosome 13, fDanAes4.1, whole genome shotgun sequence DNA window includes the following coding sequences:
- the hcar1-3 gene encoding hydroxycarboxylic acid receptor 2 gives MTLNTSLHHCGTSSQKLVASVLPPVLIIELLLGLPGNVLALSVFSKNFRSWRANVTFLFNLVLSDFMLLVSLPFRIDNLIRGEKWIFGDAWCRINLFMLSVNRSASIAFMTAVAFDRYCKVVHPHHKINHVGTKKVAGVACLIWAVVISLKIPLLTNTLLTVEKNVSLCRSFSNYEKPSLRIRLHYALFVLEFFVPLLLLVFCSVRIACVLCSRQIDKDRRGQRAIRTVLVIVGVFILCFFPSVATGLMALHLKKLGNVYCKAYNITSQLFSISIAFTYLNSALDPVIYCFSSSVFRNYLKRVINRTGMMQLQMSRRGSMPSGSD, from the coding sequence ATGACGCTCAACACCAGTTTACATCATTGTGGTACATCCAGTCAGAAACTGGTGGCATCTGTCCTTCCTCCTGTCCTCATCATTGAGCTGTTACTCGGTCTGCCTGGCAATGTCTTAGCACTGTCAGTCTTCAGCAAAAATTTTAGGTCTTGGAGGGCCAATGTCACATTTCTCTTTAACCTGGTTTTGTCTGATTTCATGCTTCTTGTGAGCCTGCCATTCCGTATTGACAACTTAATCCGTGGTGAGAAGTGGATATTTGGAGATGCTTGGTGTCGGATCAACCTCTTCATGCTGTCAGTCAATCGTTCAGCCAGCATTGCCTTCATGACTGCTGTGGCTTTTGATCGCTACTGCAAAGTGGTCCACCCACATCACAAAATCAATCATGTTGGCACAAAAAAAGTAGCTGGTGTTGCCTGCCTCATCTGGGCTGTTGTGATATCTCTGAAGATCCCTTTGCTGACCAACACCCTTCTGACTGTGGAGAAAAATGTTTCGCTTTGTAGAAGCTTCAGTAACTATGAAAAGCCATCACTACGCATCCGACTTCATTATGCTCTGTTTGTCTTGGAGTTCTTTGTGCCTCTGTTACTTCTGGTCTTTTGCTCTGTGAGAATTGCATGTGTTCTATGTTCTCGCCAAATTGACAAGGACAGAAGAGGGCAAAGGGCAATTCGAACTGTCTTagtgattgttggtgttttcatTCTCTGTTTTTTTCCAAGCGTTGCAACAGGACTGATGGCACTCCATTTAAAAAAACTGGGAAATGTGTACTGTAAGGCTTACAATATTACCAGTCAGTTGTTCTCTATTTCTATAGCTTTCACCTACCTAAACAGTGCACTGGACCCGGTTATCTACTGCTTCTCCAGCTCTGTCTTCCGCaattatttgaaaagagttaTAAACCGGACTGGGATGATGCAGCTACAGATGAGCAGACGGGGCAGTATGCCCAGTGGTAGTGACTGA
- the LOC130239926 gene encoding serine/threonine-protein kinase pim-2-like, translated as MAFSKLIYRLKKAFGVKCANEQPREPLKPTGNTTEKHPHLVSDEPPVVTRKQAERQKKKKIKCSSLFLDCFSRRATVDGQLSVQEIHELQAEPISSSKFFHTAVHNLELKVLQPSALDAAADEDFDSTEKPEVNSFDSAVVIENVSAEFHFTADNESSLSDDSLEQALDSPTSSSSDEDTEPPVSQQLLTDGICDSALDEDSDPPLTQKVSQEDSAVKSTADDGTCLDNNDISCLYKLGKQLGEGGFGSVYEGIRVQDGLQVAVKFVQKTPNRQDLCSSCDQPLPLEITLANMASSGSRCQNIIQLLDWQVFKNHYVMVMERPTPSMDLEAFLQLSGGVLSEQTAQTIMWQAVYAANVCCYRGVFHRDIKLQNLLVNPDTLEVKLIDFGCGDFMMESAYSNFSGTEAYIPPEFYERGCYRAIPATVYSLGVLLYIMLHGDFPSAYDMYYLEHDWSKFTLSQECCDLMRACLQQNPERRIPLEQMPYHDWFMLEF; from the exons ATGGCCTTTTCAAAACTGATTTACCGTCTGAAGAAAGCTTTTGGTGTTAAGTGTGCAAACGAACAACCCCGTGAGCCACTCAAACCCACCGGCAACACGACAGAAAAGCATCCTCATCTGGTATCCGATGAGCCGCCCGTCGTTACAAGAAAACAGGCAGAGAGacagaaaaagaagaaaatcaaatGTTCTTCCCTCTTCCTCGACTGTTTTTCCAGAAGAGCTACTGTTGATG GTCAGCTCTCTGTGCAGGAGATCCATGAACTTCAGGCCGAGCCGATCAGTAGCTCTAAATTCTTCCACACGGCTGTGCACAATCTTGAGCTGAAAGTTCTCCAACCTTCAGCTCTTGATGCTGCAGCAGACGAAGACTTTGACTCCACGGAGAAACCTGAAGTGAACAGCTTTGACTCTGCAGTAGTTATTGAGAACGTCTCTGCAGAGTTTCACTTCACAGCAGACAATGAATCCTCCCTCAGTGATGACAGCTTGGAGCAAGCACTTGATAGTCCTACAAGTTCATCATCAGATGAGGACACTGAACCTCCAGTGAGCCAGCAGCTCTTAACAGATGGCATCTGTGACTCTGCACTGGATGAAGACTCTGACCCTCCGCTGACTCAGAAGGTCTCACAAGAGGACTCTGCTGTGAAGTCTACAG CAGATGATGGGACCTGCTTGGACAATA ATGACATCAGCTGCCTCTACAAACTTGGAAAGCAGCTCGGTGAAGGAGGTTTCGGCTCTGTGTATGAAGGGATTCGCGTACAGGATGGTCTGCAG GTGGCTGTTAAATTTGTCCAGAAGACACCAAATAGGCAAGATCTCTGCTCT tcaTGTGACCAGCCGCTTCCTCTTGAAATCACCTTGGCAAATATGGCTAGCAGTGGCTCCAGGTGTCAGAATATCATTCAGCTTCTAGATTGGCAGGTCTTTAAAAACCATTATGTCATGGTCATGGAGCGGCCTACGCCAAGCATGGACCTGGAGGCATTCCTTCAACTCAGTGGAGGCGTCCTCAGCGAGCAAACGGCACAAACCATCATGTGGCAAGCTGTTTATGCTGCCAATGTTTGCTGTTACCGCGGGGTATTCCACCGGGATATAAAGCTTCAGAACCTGCTTGTGAACCCAGACACGCTGGAGGTCAAGCTGATCGACTTCGGGTGTGGAGATTTCATGATGGAATCAGCCTACAGTAACTTTTCTG GCACAGAAGCGTACATCCCGCCAGAGTTTTATGAAAGAGGATGTTACCGAGCCATACCAGCGACGGTCTATTCTCTTGGAGTTCTTCTCTACATAATGCTTCACGGAGATTTCCCATCAGCGTATGACATGTACTATCTTGAACATGACTGGTCCAAATTTACCCTCTCTCAAG AATGCTGTGATCTGATGAGGGCTTGTCTGCAGCAGAATCCAGAGCGCAGAATTCCTCTAGAACAGATGCCTTACCACGACTGGTTCATGCTGGAGTTCTGA